In Mucinivorans hirudinis, the DNA window GCGAATACCGATGCTCACGGAATGAAGTCTGACTTCTATCGTGCCGATGTTTATCCGCCCTTCAATATTGTGCTTGCGAGGGAGCGTACTTTGGAGGGGGTTCGAGAGGCTATGTTTGCGGGACGAGTAATTGCAGTCTTTGATGGTCAGGCTGTTGCCACGCCCGAACTGCTCAAAGCACTTTTCGAGGCTTGTGTTGAGTTCAAACATATTACGGGCGATAACTACGAGGTAACAAACATCTCCGATATACCCTTTGATATTAGCAGTAAGCAACTTAGCTGCAAATTAATGCCCCGCACTACAATGAGATTCAAGGCGAAGGGAAGTTTTGCGGCAGAGATTACCAACCTCCATATTGACGAAAATAGCAATCTTCAGGTTACTATTTTATAAATCAACACCATAATTAATTAATTGATAATAAGATTGATGCTTCTGAGAGGGGGTGCTAGATAGCGAGGTCAGGAGTCTGTGCAGAGATGGGACTCTGAATTTCAAATTTGTGCACTCGCTTTTCTGTCGAATAGTCCGTCCCGCACTTTTACGGGTACACTACCAAGATGCAACGGATTATTGATAATCTCATTGTTCGATTTTTCTCACTGCTGCCAACTATGGCAGCAGTGATTTTTTTGCGACCCATTGAAGGGGATTTCTAATAACCAGAGTTCGGGATAATTTTTGTAACTTTGCAAGTATGAAACTCTATTTTTGTATGCTTTTTTTCGGTGTCTCGCTCGCCCTTGCTCAGAGGAGGGAACAGACTCTGATTTATATCGAAAATTTTGGTGCTATCGCCGTATCTAATATGCAGTTATATAAGATACCGGCGAGCATAAAACTTGCTCAAGGGATAGTTGAGTCGGGTAGTGGTATGAGTAGGTTGGCGCGCGAGGCAAATAACCATTTCGGCATTAAGTGTAAGGCAGATTGGCGTGGCGAGAAGATATATCACGATGATGACCAAGAGGCAGAGTGCTTTCGCAAATACGACTCAGCGGAAGAGTCCTATCGCGACCACTCACTTTTTTTGACTGCGTCGCCAAGGTATTCTTCTCTTTTTGAGTTAGATATAACCGACTATCGCGGATGGGCTAATGGGCTGAAGAGGGCAGGCTATGCAACAAATCCGCTCTATGCCCAGATGCTGATTAAGACTATCGAAGATTATGAGTTATATCGTTTCGACCGTGCCTCTCCCCAAAACGATTTACCACCTCCGTCTGAGCCGAAAGTCTCTGCCTCCGCCTCAAGGTACGGTAAAAACAATGGGGTTAAGTACGTGGTTGTCGGCGCGGGCGAGAGTATGGAGCAAATTGCCGAGAGTGAGGGCTTGACGCTTGATAAATTGCTAGCATACAATGATCTATCCGCACCGGTTGCTGCCGCCCAAGGTGAGGCGTTGTACATTGAGGCTAAGCTTTACCGCTCGCTGACCACAAAAAAGCACAGAGTGGCTAAGGGTGAAACACTACACTCTATTTCGCAAAAATATGGCATCGCACTTGATGCTCTGTTGGGAATGAATCCGCGGCTGAGAAGCGAGCCTCTTAGGGTAGGTATGAGATTGAAATTAAAGTGATTAATCGGTTCTAGAGCACTGAAAACGACAGTTGCCTAAAACGAGTGAATAGTTCAGGCGAGATTGCGACGGGATAGCTCATCACTACAAGGGGGTGAGGCTTGTGCGGCTTTGAGTATGAAGGGTGGATATGTTCGTAGGGGTTGCTCAGGAAGCCGTGGCGGAGGTAGAATGTTTCGCGGCGGGCGGCGATTTCGGTTGTCGGAGGCTCTATCTCCAGTATAATAACCGACTTCGGAAATAGCGCTTTTAGCTCCTCGATGGCTTTGCCGCCAAATCCTCCACCCCGCCACTGAGGTGTGGTTGCCAAGTGCTCTGCGAAAATTAGTTCGTCCCACTGCCAACAGTAGAGCAAACCTATGAACTCCCCATCTTCGACGATATGGAAGGGTAGGAAGTTGATGTTGTTGAGGGTGTGCAGATGGCGTTCGGCGGTGCGACGTTCCCACTCGGGGAAAGCGGCGGTGTAGAGTTCCATTGCTTGCGCGTGTGGTTCACGAAATAGTACTAGTTCCATATCAAAGCGAAAGATTATTTGGTAAACATTGTATAGCCTTATAAACGTGTTTGCATTAAAATTCTTATACAAAAAAGATGAAAAGAGCCATATTTGTCTACAACCCCGTTTCCGGAGAGGGTGAAATTGATGCCCGCATAGATCAAATCACGGACATCTATCAGCGGCACAACTATATAGTAACTTTGCTTAGGATTGCTCGTCACACCGGTTTGAGTCCGCTCACAGATATGATTGCACGACTCGAGCCTGCCCATATTCTCATTGCCGGTGGCGACGGAACGGTCAATCGTTTGGTTAATTTCTTGGTAAATAATCATATAAAGACACCAGTTGCAGTTCTGCCCACAGGTACAGCCAACGACTTTGCCACAATGTTGGGAATAGGCAGTGACCCGATTGGGGCTCTCAAATCGCTACTGGCAGGTAAGGAGTTATCGGTAGATTTGGGGCGTGTCGGTGACAGATACTTTGTCAATGTGCTCAGTTGCGGATTGATGTGCGACATATCTCAACGCACCTCCACGGTTCTGAAAAACACCTTTGGCAGGGTGGCTTACTACTTCAGCAGCATCACTGAGTTGCCCAATTTCCGCAAAATGAATATTACGGTGGAATCAGCCGAACTCACCTATCGCGGAGCCTGTCTTATGGTACTCATTTTCAACGGACGTTCAGCCGGAAATTTCACTCTTGCAAGGGGTGCAAATCTTACCGATGGTCTCTTGGATGTGTTGATTATCAAGGGTGAAAACATTGTAAACACAATCGGGATGCTCTTCCACTTTTTGCTTCAGCGAAAGGGTAGCTATCCCGATGATGTGGTATATTTTCGTACCAACCGCCTGCTCGTTACGCTCGAAGGAGAGAACGTAGCCACAGACGTTGACGGCGAACAAGGTGGCGAATTCCCGCTTGATGTAGAGTGTTTGCCGGGTGCGTTAAGAGTTTTAGTGCCTTAGTGTCTACTTAGTTATGACTCCAAACTCAGCAATAGAAGCGCGCTCACCACTGCCCTGAGCCAGCGCCTTTGCCACAAATTTCAGTTGAGAACTGCTCACGGGAGCGTCAAACATTATGGTCTGTTCAATGGGGTTAGCCTTGATGTTGGAGAACTCGCCTTGAGCAACTCGTTTGCCATTAGCCCATATCTCGTAGTGGGTAATCACGCCGCCTCCCCAGCGGCTTTGATTTGGTAGGTAGCTGAATCCGACAAGGTCGTATTCGCCACCAAGATCTATGGTCACCTCACTCTTTCCCTTGGGTAACTCGTAACTGGTCATTGTGTTGCCGTCGAACATTTTGGCAGACCCCTCAGCACCCTTCACCGAAAAGGCAGAGGCAAGAATGTCGAAATTTTTCACTGCCGTCGAACTCACACGCTCACGAGCGGCAGGGTCTTGGGCTAGAGCCTTTACAGTCCCTTTGCCATTGAGGGCAAACTCGGCGGTGTAAGGTGTTGAATTGATTGTCGGTTCGCTGCCGTCCGTGGTGTAGTAGAGGTTCGCTGTCTCGTCTGCCCCCTTTATTGATACTTTGCCATTGGCATCTCTGGTGATTGTAGGCTCTACCAACAGTGCCGGCGCGCAAAATGCCTCTATATTGTTGATTGCCAATGCGCCGCGGGCATCCAAGAAATTGACGCGAATTCTCTCGGCAGTAACGTTTTTGAAGCGAATTATGCGCTTATATCCAATCGTAGACATAGTGTCCGTCGTTGGCACGGCTCTCCATTCGCCATTGGCGAAGTAATCAACAGAGAATGCCTTGACACGTTGTCCCAGTGGTATATATTCCTGTAGAAGGATACGGTTGAGCTCCGTTGGTTTTTTGAAAGTGAAGTTGAGTTCACCCTTCACCACCCCCTCTTGTGTAGCCCAGTAGCTATCCCAGTTGTCATCATTTACTTTTGTTGCCTTGAAGTTGCCACCGCGCGAATTGCTCGCTTCGACCTTGGCATCTTTTAGCAGATTGGTTTTAAGTTGTTCGTCTATTGTTTTGCGCCATTCGATAATCCGAGCCGAGTCGGCAGCAGGAATTGTCCCGCGCAGGGATACCGTGAAGTTAAGCAACAGGTTGGCATTGCGTCCAACACTCTGGTAATAGATGTCTATGAGTTTGGATAGTGATTTGAGTTGGTGGTCTTCGCGTTCGTGGTAGAACCATCCGGGACGTATCGACACATCAACCTCGCCCGGCAACCAATCCCTTCCCTCCTCCATACCCCACTGCAACTGTTTAGATTCGCCCAAACCGTTTGTCCACATCGCCCAATTGGTCTCTCCAGCCCAGCCGCTTTCATTTCCTATCCAGCGAATTGTGGGGCTTGTGCCGCCGAAAATCATTGCATCGGGGAAACGTTCGTGTATTATATCTCCGCACTTTTCGTATTGATAGTACTCCCCAGGGTTGATATTGCGCCTCTCACGCGCACCGCCGTAGTAGCCATCGCCGCCGTTAGCCCCGTCAAACCAATACTCAAACAGTTCCGTGCCATCGTTGCAGTATTGGTTAATGAGTTCATCGATTTGATTTCTGAAGTATGTCACGTACTCCTCTTTTCCATATTGGGCGTGGTTTCTGTCCCACGGCGAGAGGTACAATCCGACCTTAAGTCCGTGTTTCTTGCACGCCTCTATCATCTCGCGCACCATATCGCCCTTTCCATCTTTCCACGGGGCATTCTTTACGCTATAATCCGTATATTTGGATTGCCATAGGCAAAATCCGTCGTGATGCTTGGCTGTGATGATGATGCCCTTCAATCCTGCGGCTTTGACCGTTCTAATCCACTGTTCCACATCTAGGTGGGTTGGATTGAAAGTGGCTGCCGGAGTGTCGCCAAATCCCCACTCCAAGTCGTTAAAAGTGTTGAGTCCGAAGTGGACAAAGGCATACTGCTCCATCTTTTGCCACGCCACTTGGGCGGGCGTGGGGATGGGGTAGATTGGTGCAGGAGCTTTCACCTGTGCATAACTTTGAATGGCGAAAGCTGCCGCCATCGGTAGTAGAAATCGTTTCATTTTTATGGTTTATAGTTCTATTGGGCGTGATTATATGTTCTCTAAAATTTATAGCTGAATCCTATAAGGTTTTCATACTGATATTTAGGCATAAATAGTGATGGGGAGGATAGTCCGTAATTACTGCTAAGGATGAGTTGCAGATAGAGCTCGTCGAAGAGATGGACGTTAGCCACCAACTCGAACATAAACGAGGGGCGCAGGCGAGCCAAGTCGTTATATCGTTGGTTTACCACCGAGTTATATGGTTTACGAGTAGGCTGTTGAATTGTGCCGTTCACATCCAAGGATATTATTTTAGATATTTTGAGTTTGCTGCGAACCATCAATGTAGGCATCAACTCCCACACTCCCTTGTAGTTCCCATCCCGCAATTCGCCGTTGGCGATGACAAACTCTGCCTTCTCTCGCTCCGCTCCGCTCAGTTGCGACAAATCTTTGTCCAAAATCTTCCAGCGTGAATGTCCGTAAGCAACCCCGAGGCTGAAACTGAACCAAAAGCGACGTGATGAGTACCCCCACGGCTGATATAGCGCAACAGCCTGATGGACACCCATAACACCTCGTTCGAGGTTGTTTCTGAAGATATAGCCGCAACTCAGAAACGACTTGCGCTGTACCAATGTGTCACCCTGCCCTGCCTTGTAACAGTTGATATTCATCATCGCTGCCATATAGGAGGCGTTTTTGACCTTGCCACTGTCGTCATTTCTGAAGTAGTTTATCGTTCCCAAGTAGTAACTGTCTCTGCGAGCCGAGTATTCAAGGAATCCGCGCAGAGAACTTTTGAAATCTATCTTTTGGTCATACTCTTTATAGGAGCTCGAAAACGAGATTCCGGCACTGCCGCGAAGGGTGTTTGCCCTGACCGGGTCGAAAATAAAGTCGCCCACAGCATAGTTCTGACCCTGTGCCTGATAGTGGCAAAAGAGCAGCGTAATGAATGATAGTAGTATGAGTTTTTTCATCGGAAACCGGTTAATTACTGTGTACAAACAACTCTAAATCCTATTGCCTTTACGTCCGAATACCACCAAATGCTTTTGGGCTGTTGCGGGTCTGTTTTAAGCCATTTATCGTGCTCTGTATGAGAGCGTGCAGCGCAACGTAGCGCCGCAGCATCGTCTGCGTAGCCTCCTCCGCGAACCACGTACTCCTCGCCTCCATCGCGCACCCAAGGATTCAACTCGCCCTCTGCCCATTGGGAGTAGGCATCCGCGCGGTAGATGTCCGCACAATACTCCATCACGTTGCCCAGCATATTTTTGAGTCCGAATGGGTTAGCAGCTACACGTGCAGGCTCGGCGGTGCGGTTCTTGCTATTATTCTTGTATATGGCAAAGGTATTGATAACTGCTGTGTCGGCATCAAACAAGAAACGCCAAAAACCCGTATTCGAGAACTTGCCGGGCTCTCCCTCAAAGAAGTACGGAGTTGTTGTACCGCCACGTGCTGCATACTCCCACTCGGCTTCGGTTGGCAGTCGATATTTTTTGCCGGTCTTTTTCGATAACCATTGGCAGTAAGTCTGAGCCGCATAGTGTGTCATCGTGATTGCCGGACGCTCACCTCCGCCCCAGCCTTGGTCGGGCAGCCCGAATGGAGGCGTTGGTCCGCTGACGGCATCAACATTCGGGTCGGAATTATTGGCGTAGACCAATGCGGGAGCGGTTCTCCCCTCGGACATAGTCTCGGCATAAAAAGCCCAGTACTCATCCCAGCTAACCTCAATCTCTCCCATCCAAAATTGCGATATTTTTACGGACTTTTGCGCCTCATCTTCGTTTCTGAATTTTTCGTCTGCGGGGCTGCCTATCGTAAAGCTCCCCTCGGGAATAGCCACCATTCGAAAACTTATGTTAGTCCCCGGTATCTTTTCCGTGAAATTCTCGAAGGCATCCACCGAGGTTGCCTCCGTGAAGAGTTCTCCATCTTTTCGTTGAGTCGGTATGCCCTTCATCTTCGAGTGTGAGTAGTTTGGGTTGTGGTGTCCCGCGTCTAAGTGGCAGTCGATACAGTTTAGTTCCAATTTCTCTTCATTCTCGGTATAGTATAGGTGTGCGATGGCTCCTTCATCGCTCAGGCGCGAGGGAAAGAGTTGCGTGTGGCATCTTTTACACGACTCGTTAAATACTATCCCACGGGCGTATTCCAACTGCGATTTGCTCTCCCAATCAATCTCTGCGGAGTCCTTGGTCCAGTAACTCCAAATATCTTTTATGCCTGATTTAATCTTAGTTGTGAGGTGTTTAGCAGTGCCGCGCGGCGGCAGGTGGCAATCAACACACTCGACAGAGACACCACTGCGACTATTATTGTGAACAGATTTGAGGAAACTTTTATCGCTTTCGGGATGTATATGGCAAGAGGTGCAGGCATCATTTTTCGAAGAATTTACATAATAATTATTAAGACCTACCGTTATAATTGTGCCCGCAGCAAAGGAAGAGAGGATAATCAAAATAATTTTTTTTGTTTTCATAGTTAAGTTTAGGGTTTTACGCAAAGCTAATTATTATTTCGATTATTTCAAAAAAAATCTCTACCTTTGCTGCGTGGTTTTTTTGATTGTGATATGTGATATTGTGATTTGTGATTCTCTTCTGGCTCATTTATCCCACTATTCACAAATCACATATCACAATATCACATATCACAGAAGAATGGGGCTGACCGGTTTTGACAGCAGGTCAAGGCGACAGAGTAAGCGTGTCGAGGGTTGTAGGGGCACTCGTTAAACAGAACTTTCAAACATTAACTGGCAATAATAGCTATCAACTCGCTGCGTAATTTCACTAAGTGAAATCGCTTAATTCCCGCCGCCAAGGCTGCGGTAGGAACGAGTACTCAGAGGGTGAGAGACCTCTTTTAGCTCTCATTTTCACCGAGTATCATCAAATTAAAAGATAGCTTGCGAGGGCATCCCGACCTCCGAGCGAAATTTAAGGGATTAAGTTGCGGCTCAGGGTGTCCGTTCTCATACCGCAATCGAAAAACAAAGACGGAATACACACGTAGAAAGCACTGGGGCTTCTTGTTTGGACGAGGGTTCGATTCCCTCCAGCTCCACTTAATGCAGTTTATTATCAGCTGTATGTCTGCAAGAAGGGGCTAGCTCGGATATTCCGAGTTAGCCCCTTCTTGCATTAGGAAGATGGTTTACTAAATCCGTTCGGTGCGTGACCTTAACCGTTGTATTCTGCAATAATCTGCTCCACTTCGCCCGCAGTAACGCGCGGATAAATCTTCTCGCCAACCATTACCACAGGCGCAAGTCCGCACGCTCCGACACAACGCAAACAACCCAACGAGAAGAGACCATCCGAGGTTGTGCCCCCGACCTTGATGCCCAATCGCCGTTCAAACTCCGTCACAATAGCCTCAGCACCACGAACATAACAAGCCGTGCCTGTGCAAATGCTAATTGGATTTTTGCCCTTTGGCGTCATTGTGAATAGCGAGTAGAAGGTTACTACGCCATAGACCTTGGAGACAGGTATTTGCAAGCAGTGGGCAATAGCCTCCTGCACCTGCTGCGGCAAGTAGCCGAAGTGCTCCTGCGCTTTATGGAGTATATTAATCAATTCGCCCGAGTCATTGCGGAAATTAGCACAGAGATTGGCGATGAACTCCTGTTGCTGAGGTTTTAGAGAGTTACACATATCTATTTTTCTCTTTTACTTGTACGATAATTTATTGTGTGAGTCTGTAATATATTTTCTGATAATGTGTTATATATTACCATCCATTGAGAAATGTAACTGAGTATCATTGTACAAATATAATGTAAATTGAGCGAAATAAAAATTTATTTTTTCTTCTCTTTCCCTCTTACCAGCCCGTCCTCATTACCCGCGATGAGCGTTGTGCCCTATTCCGATTCTCCTAGAATCCTCTGCCGAACATAGACCAAAACTCGCGTTTGAGCCCATCCCAGCTATGAACTGCGCTTCCGGCAAAGTCTGCAGAATATTTGGTGATTAGCTCTCGTGCCTTTCGGGACTCACCCTTTGCCATTAGTGCCTTTGCTTTGGATTCTATCTCCTCTTGTTCTTCAAACATTTTCTTCTCCAGACGCATAGCCTCACTCTCCATTTTGTTTTTTGTCTTACCCCAAGCGACCTGTGCTAAGCGGTTCGCCTCGCGGAACTTCCACAGGAACGAATCTTCGCGATAACGTTTCTGACCGCATACGGCAAAACCCTCGGGCAGCGAAAGTGCACCCGAATAGATGGGTATGCGCGGACTTTGAGCCGGATTGTCCACCGAGAAGTATGCTACTGCACCAATCTCGTCAGGCAA includes these proteins:
- a CDS encoding Hemagglutinin, with protein sequence MKLYFCMLFFGVSLALAQRREQTLIYIENFGAIAVSNMQLYKIPASIKLAQGIVESGSGMSRLAREANNHFGIKCKADWRGEKIYHDDDQEAECFRKYDSAEESYRDHSLFLTASPRYSSLFELDITDYRGWANGLKRAGYATNPLYAQMLIKTIEDYELYRFDRASPQNDLPPPSEPKVSASASRYGKNNGVKYVVVGAGESMEQIAESEGLTLDKLLAYNDLSAPVAAAQGEALYIEAKLYRSLTTKKHRVAKGETLHSISQKYGIALDALLGMNPRLRSEPLRVGMRLKLK
- a CDS encoding Transcription regulator containing diacylglycerol kinase catalytic domain; translated protein: MKRAIFVYNPVSGEGEIDARIDQITDIYQRHNYIVTLLRIARHTGLSPLTDMIARLEPAHILIAGGDGTVNRLVNFLVNNHIKTPVAVLPTGTANDFATMLGIGSDPIGALKSLLAGKELSVDLGRVGDRYFVNVLSCGLMCDISQRTSTVLKNTFGRVAYYFSSITELPNFRKMNITVESAELTYRGACLMVLIFNGRSAGNFTLARGANLTDGLLDVLIIKGENIVNTIGMLFHFLLQRKGSYPDDVVYFRTNRLLVTLEGENVATDVDGEQGGEFPLDVECLPGALRVLVP
- a CDS encoding Alpha-L-fucosidase codes for the protein MKRFLLPMAAAFAIQSYAQVKAPAPIYPIPTPAQVAWQKMEQYAFVHFGLNTFNDLEWGFGDTPAATFNPTHLDVEQWIRTVKAAGLKGIIITAKHHDGFCLWQSKYTDYSVKNAPWKDGKGDMVREMIEACKKHGLKVGLYLSPWDRNHAQYGKEEYVTYFRNQIDELINQYCNDGTELFEYWFDGANGGDGYYGGARERRNINPGEYYQYEKCGDIIHERFPDAMIFGGTSPTIRWIGNESGWAGETNWAMWTNGLGESKQLQWGMEEGRDWLPGEVDVSIRPGWFYHEREDHQLKSLSKLIDIYYQSVGRNANLLLNFTVSLRGTIPAADSARIIEWRKTIDEQLKTNLLKDAKVEASNSRGGNFKATKVNDDNWDSYWATQEGVVKGELNFTFKKPTELNRILLQEYIPLGQRVKAFSVDYFANGEWRAVPTTDTMSTIGYKRIIRFKNVTAERIRVNFLDARGALAINNIEAFCAPALLVEPTITRDANGKVSIKGADETANLYYTTDGSEPTINSTPYTAEFALNGKGTVKALAQDPAARERVSSTAVKNFDILASAFSVKGAEGSAKMFDGNTMTSYELPKGKSEVTIDLGGEYDLVGFSYLPNQSRWGGGVITHYEIWANGKRVAQGEFSNIKANPIEQTIMFDAPVSSSQLKFVAKALAQGSGERASIAEFGVITK
- a CDS encoding NAD-reducing hydrogenase subunit HoxE, with protein sequence MCNSLKPQQQEFIANLCANFRNDSGELINILHKAQEHFGYLPQQVQEAIAHCLQIPVSKVYGVVTFYSLFTMTPKGKNPISICTGTACYVRGAEAIVTEFERRLGIKVGGTTSDGLFSLGCLRCVGACGLAPVVMVGEKIYPRVTAGEVEQIIAEYNG